TTTTACCACTCCAGACACAGAGGATACTCCAGAGAAGAAAGGGAGAATTTTATTTATTACACTTCGATCTGTGTCAATCTGTGTGAATATCTGTGGTTAAATAAATCTTCAAGTTTGGCATTCCCAGGTTGCTAGGAACTAATGAAAGATTGATTAGAAAAAAGCCTACCTATTGCACTAATAGCGTTGTTCTCAGTTAGCCCCAAGAGTTTTCCGTGTCTACTTTAAAGGATCTAGACGATTGAACAAATTTTTGTGTTTTTAGGTAGGCAGATAGTACTGTTTATCGAGCGACTTACCGTAGTTTTCGTTTATGATTATGGCACAGCCTTCCAGAAAATACAAGATGATTTGCTAATAAAATGTGTGAATTTCGTATAGTTAGATACTCTAACTAATGAATTCGTTTAGCTGTCTGGGTTACAGCCACAAATATTTGTTACTTATAACAAATAACTTAACTACGCATAAACTAGGCTTTAGTTAAGTTATCATTAATAATTATTATTGATAAGTTATTTGTTTGAAATATAAAAACACTTTTAACTAATAATCTATCCTTTTTAAAGGAGAAGCGATCGTTTAATCAGCTACTACTATGCTATTGGGATTTAAGGGGGAGGTAAAAACATAATAGATAACTCCAGTTGCTAAAATAGCAATAGCAATGCTAAAAATTGTTACCCAGCGATCGGCAGGTTCGTAAGTATCTTCATCAATATCTCGACGCACAAGAAAATAGTGAATTGTTGTGAATAAAACAGTTAATAAACCTACTAAAGAGAAGGTTAGACCCAACTTCCAACCATCACCAGGCTGTCTGGAAAGTGGGGGATGGAAAACGCGCAGACGGACAATTACAACGCCAAAACCAATCATGGCGATCGCAGTTCGCATCCATGCTAAATATGTTCTTTCGTTAGCCAAATGATCTCGGACGCGGTTGGGATTATGTGGTTTCGGCTTTTCTATACTCTGACTAATTTTAGGCATTAATTTTATTGGCATAAACCTGTCTATTTTCATAGATAACTAATCGAACCTCATCTATTCTCTATTAAGTCTGCAATTCTCAACCAGAATGTAATATACATTGATTTAGAATTGAAAGTACGTTAATTCAGTAGGATTTATGGAGTTAATAAAAACTAGTTACAAAGACTACCACATTTTACCGCAAAAAAACAACGTCAATATTAAAGATGGTTTAATAAATTAAATTTATTGAATTGAGAACTTAAAACATTTGCTTTTATCAACACAACCCTATAAAGTAGAAGCTATAGCTTGAATGAGCTAGCTACATAAGTCGGCTGATTGAGCAAAAATTCATTTTAAGTAAATTAGAGTGTGTATGTTCATTAAATTAAACAATTTATTCACTCCTATTCAAAAAATTTTTGCTGAAAATATGAAAGAAGCTTCTACTAAAATATCTACTAAGGAAACAAAGTTACGCTATCCCGGAAGAGTACGAGAACATTTAGCAAACGAGCGCACTTATTTATCATGGATGCGAGGTGCAATTTCTCTGGTGGGATTTGGTCTGATAACTGTCAGATTACAACTTTTTCAATCTCCGGTTTATGGTTCCGAAATAACTTGGGAGTTAGGCTTAATTCTTTCTTTGGTTGGTTTAATCACGGTTTTGCTTTCTAGTTTACATTTCTTCGCTGTTCGACGTGATATTGATGCCGATTTTTATCAACCAGCAGGTCGTTGGGTGATTCTTTCTAGTATGGCGGTGACTTTTTTAGGGACTGGAGTAGTGTATTACGTTTTTACAGCTTCTTTTTGATGATTTGCGATCGTGATTTCGTGGATTGTCCTACATTAATTAATATTGGGATATGGCAAAATTATAAATAATTGAATCATACTGTAGATAGATATTTGTCTATCTTTTTTTGGTTTTATAAATTAACTTTTATTGCCCACTAATACTATCGAATAAGTATAGAATTAGTTAAATTTAAACATTCAATCACCGCTAAAGTTATCGGGTTTATTAACTTAAAAATATTAGTTTATAACGGTTTTTTTTAAGCAAATAATTAGATTAAGTGTTAATATTTAAAAACGAGGGAACTGAAAAAGCCAACTTTTAGATAAGTTGTCGAAACCTAATTTCCCAACAGATGATTAAGCTCTGGTGTGCTTACACTAGCTGGCACAAATCATGCTGTTCGGAATTATACAAGCTAGGTCTGGGGAGTCAATCAACCAGTACCAAGTTTGTGATGGCAACGATCGCTTATTTAAAAGTTGGTAAAGGGTAGTTAATTTACAAAGAACATGAAAAACATTCGGAATTGGGTTAAACCCCTATTTATTGTTGTTTCTGGATGGTGTTTATTACCTCTTTCGCCAGCGACAATGGCTTTAGCTGAATCACCACTTCTAGTTGCTACAACAACAACTTTTAATGCAATTGGTGTTAAGCAAGCTGTCTATTATTTCACCCTGCAAGTACCAGCTAATAGTAGGGAACCTGTACAGAGAGTTACCTTTACTCAAAGACAAGGTTTAGAACAAATTGGCTTTGATGAGAAAGGTAGCTATGCTTTTGTGGGAACACCTAATCGTCAAGGAGAAAAATTAGCGATCGCTCTTTCCACTAACGATCGCCAAAACCAAACAACCACAGTCACGTTTAACCAACCATTAGCGCCTGGTCAAACTGTCACAATTGCTTTGCGACCTTTCCGCAATCCCGCTTACGAAGGGGTTTATTTGTTTGAGTTAGCAGCACTTCCTTCTGCGCCGTCAACTCAAACTCAAACTATCGGTATTGGTCGCTTACAATTTTACCAAGATTGATTGGGCTATCTCACTTAGAAAACATTTTCAGTTTTCGTTAAAGTGCGATCGACAATCATTAAAATTTAGCCCATTTCAACTACACCTTTTTTTAAGGTGTATTTTTTATGGTAAACGTAATTATTACATAACCAATTTAGTAAAACAAGTATTAATTAAACAATTTAGTAAATATTTCTATTTTAATTATTACCTTGCTTATTTAATTTAATTGTGGCATATTTAAAGCTAATCTTGTTAATTCTGTTTGTTTACCGATTTAGCGTATTTTCAAAACTAAGCCAAGCTTATAAATATTTATTTAAGCTTGGTTTTAAAGTTTTATTTAATTCATAATAAAGAAGCTACAAATGTAGAGATGTAGCGTGTAAAATCTCTATATTTGTAGCAAAAATGAGTTGAGAGGATATAATAAAGCTTAGTAACCAGCCTTTTTATTTACCACATTGCGTAAAGGTTTTTTATTCAAATAGCGATGGAAATTTTCTAAGAACAAAGCTAAAGAGCGTTCAATTACTTTGGGAGAATTGCCGGAACAATGGGGAGTAACAAAGACATTTGGTAAAGACCAAAAAGGACTTTCTGGTGGCAAAGGTTCAGTGTAAAAAGTATCTAAAGCTGCTCCTGCGATCGCACCTTCGCTCAGAGCTTTGTACAAAGCTATTTCATCGACCACAGCACCTCTAGCAATGTTAATTAAATAAGCATTAGGACGCATTAAACTTAATGCGTTTGCATCAATCATTCCTTTAGTTTCTGGGGTAAGTGGTGCAGCGATGACGACATAATCTGCTTTGGGTAAAAGCGATCGCCATTCCTGTGCATCAACTACCAAATCAAAATTAGGCATTGCTTTCGGATGACGACGACTGCCAAAAATTTGCATCCCAAAAGCTTTAGCACGAAGCGCAATTTCTTGACCAATTCCACCCGCACCAATAATTAGTAAAGTCGCATCTTTTAACTCTTTAATCGGCCAACTTTTTTTCCAATGCTTTTCTGCTTGGCAAGCGTATAATGAGGGCAACTGTTTAGCATAAGCTAGCATATAAGTAATCACAAATTCTGCAATGGGGATTGCGTGAACTCCTGCACCATTGGTCAGCATAATATCTTTTTCTAAAAAAGTCGGCGTTAGGATGTGATTTACGCCTGCACTTGGCGTATGTTGCCAACGTAATGTGGGTGCTGATGTCAAAACTTTATGCAGAGTTTCCTTCTTCAAATAAAACCAATTAAAATAAACTTCTGCATCTTTAGCATCACCGTCAATATTACCCTCATTATCAACAGGAAGAACAGTTAAATTTGAGGGTAAATGTAACTGAACATCAGCAACCACTTCTTTTGGTAAAATTACTTTCAAAGACATCAACTCCCAAAATTTTTTCCTAAACAGTAAGCTTACGCTTACATCTGTGGTTAAAATTTATATTTACAACTCTTACCAAGAGCATAATCAACATTAAATTCTTTGGAAAGAAGCGAAGGCTTAATTTTAACCGCAGATGAAAGCAGATAAACGCAGATGAACGCAGATGTATATGAATTTCATTTGAGTTGTGAGAAAGATTAGCGTGGAAATCAGAGAGACTTCAACAAAACAAAAGTTTCGTCTTGTTTTGCTCGGTTGATTCTGCCATTTCCCCAACCAATGTTTTTCCGATAACTACCTAAAAGTTCTGTTTCTGCGAGAATTTTTTCATCTACCTCCTTTAATGGTTCTACTTCTGGCGCAACATAAAGCGCATCTACCGGACAGTATAATTCACACATAAAACAGGTTTGACAATCGCTTTGTCTGGCGATTTTTGGTGCAGAGTTTGCCACACTATCAAAGACATTTGTGGGACAAACATTAACACAAAGGTTGCATTTAATACACCGAGATTCGCTGACTAATTCAATCACACGCCAACTCCAACTTTAGCTTTTTTAACTACAGGTTCAGGTTTTACCCAAACTCGATCTAAACCACCACTAACTAAATAATGTTGTTGATTGGGATCTAATTCGGGATAATCTAAATGTTTGTGCATTCCGCGAGTTTCTTGACGAGCGATCGCACTGTTGTACATCCACCTAGCTGTTGCTACCATTGCCGCTGCTTCTCGCCCTTTAATGATATTTTCATCAGCAATTTGACTGTTACGAATCTCCTGCCAAAGATGATTTAATCTATCTAAAGATGCGGTCAATCCTTCATTTGTGCGGAAGTAATTTCGATCGCAAGGGAAAACTTCTGCTTGAGTTGCTTGGATGATTTCGTCAGGATTAAAAGTGCGATCGCTTCCTCCATTAAATACCGCTTCGCCTACTGCTTCTAATTGTCGATTATTAACTCCATTTCCTAATCGCAAAGCATACTCAGCAGCAGATTCTCCCGCCCAAAAACCCGAAGAAATTGCCCATGCTGCATTGTGACTCCCGCCACCTGTAAAACCGCCACAAATTAATTCTCTTGTCGCTGCATCTCCTGCTGCATAAAGTCCGGGAACGGAAGAGGCGCAAGTTTTATCAATAATTCTAATTCCACCCGTACCGCGCACAGTTCCTTCTAAACGCAAGGTGACTGGGAAGCGTTGAGTAAAAGGATCGATGCCTGCGCGATCGAATGGTAAAAAGAAGTTAGGTTGAGCTAAACGCATCGATGCCCGCATTTCTGGGGTTGCTTGGTCTAAAATCGCGTAAACTGGTTGAGATAATAAAGTTTTAGCAATTACCGATCGCCCATGTTGAGAACCTGCGCCAGGAATCGGAGTACCATCTTCATAAGTAAAAGTTGCCCATTTGTAAAACAAAGTTTTAGTAACTGAAGAGAAAGCAGGAGAAATTCCATAAGCGTTAGAAAACT
The sequence above is a segment of the Phormidium ambiguum IAM M-71 genome. Coding sequences within it:
- a CDS encoding YidH family protein, translating into MPIKLMPKISQSIEKPKPHNPNRVRDHLANERTYLAWMRTAIAMIGFGVVIVRLRVFHPPLSRQPGDGWKLGLTFSLVGLLTVLFTTIHYFLVRRDIDEDTYEPADRWVTIFSIAIAILATGVIYYVFTSPLNPNSIVVAD
- a CDS encoding DUF2808 domain-containing protein, whose product is MKNIRNWVKPLFIVVSGWCLLPLSPATMALAESPLLVATTTTFNAIGVKQAVYYFTLQVPANSREPVQRVTFTQRQGLEQIGFDEKGSYAFVGTPNRQGEKLAIALSTNDRQNQTTTVTFNQPLAPGQTVTIALRPFRNPAYEGVYLFELAALPSAPSTQTQTIGIGRLQFYQD
- a CDS encoding 4Fe-4S binding protein, with product MIELVSESRCIKCNLCVNVCPTNVFDSVANSAPKIARQSDCQTCFMCELYCPVDALYVAPEVEPLKEVDEKILAETELLGSYRKNIGWGNGRINRAKQDETFVLLKSL
- a CDS encoding FAD-dependent oxidoreductase: MIKNRLVKSALTDFDPNLEADVLVIGGGPAGTWAAWSAANSGAKVILVDKGYCGTTGCAAASGNGVWYVPPDPEAREKAMASREALGGFLANRDWMARVLDLTYANVNLLAQWGYPFPNDDENKPYRRSLQGPDYMRLMRKQVKKAGVKILDHSPALQLLIDENKAIGGAIGINRQTGNKWIVRSPSVIIATGGCAFLSKALGCNVLTGDGYLMAAEAGAEMSGMEFSNAYGISPAFSSVTKTLFYKWATFTYEDGTPIPGAGSQHGRSVIAKTLLSQPVYAILDQATPEMRASMRLAQPNFFLPFDRAGIDPFTQRFPVTLRLEGTVRGTGGIRIIDKTCASSVPGLYAAGDAATRELICGGFTGGGSHNAAWAISSGFWAGESAAEYALRLGNGVNNRQLEAVGEAVFNGGSDRTFNPDEIIQATQAEVFPCDRNYFRTNEGLTASLDRLNHLWQEIRNSQIADENIIKGREAAAMVATARWMYNSAIARQETRGMHKHLDYPELDPNQQHYLVSGGLDRVWVKPEPVVKKAKVGVGV